In one window of Microbacterium sp. PM5 DNA:
- a CDS encoding branched-chain amino acid ABC transporter permease: MLVSSARLGVHPRRRVALLVSLLFAAITLLAVLLPAQPAAAAAASCSADASTACVQGTIRQSDGSPAVGVGLTISGPGVGASPTTTTDSAGRWVFAVTKDGTYTVKVDAATLVQGQYLDGADSREVSVTLHSDVSAIFKLSDSPDGAAASASAFDWPRFWQQAVQGIRLGLLLALASLGLSLIFGTTGLSNFAHGELVTIGGVLAWFLTSLTGNLWLGGGLAVVVMAALGWVQDAALWKPLRRRRLSLTQMMIVSIGLSIALQYVVQLWIGAGTVRIDKSNPATVTILGVTLTIQSYVAMGIAIVAIAAVGLGLMYTRFGRATRAVSDNPALASASGIDVDKVIRGVWILASGLAGLAGVLLGLVLNGIGWETGGQLLLLLFAAVTLGGLGTAFGAFAGAMVIGLIVELTNIWLPGDLKYATALALLIVILLFRPQGIFGRAERVG, encoded by the coding sequence ATGCTCGTGTCCTCAGCGAGACTCGGGGTCCATCCGCGACGACGAGTCGCCCTCCTCGTCTCCCTTCTGTTCGCCGCGATCACGCTGCTGGCGGTGCTGCTGCCGGCACAGCCCGCTGCAGCCGCTGCGGCATCGTGCTCCGCCGATGCGTCCACGGCGTGCGTGCAGGGCACGATCCGCCAGAGCGACGGCTCACCCGCGGTGGGTGTGGGACTGACGATCTCCGGCCCCGGCGTCGGCGCCAGCCCGACCACGACGACCGACAGCGCCGGACGGTGGGTGTTCGCCGTCACGAAGGACGGCACCTACACGGTGAAGGTGGATGCCGCGACTCTTGTCCAGGGCCAGTACCTCGACGGCGCCGACTCGCGCGAGGTCAGCGTGACGCTGCACTCCGACGTCTCGGCGATCTTCAAGCTCTCCGACAGCCCGGACGGCGCCGCCGCCAGCGCGAGCGCGTTCGACTGGCCGCGGTTCTGGCAGCAAGCGGTGCAGGGCATCCGCCTGGGCCTGCTTCTGGCACTCGCCTCGCTGGGGCTGTCGCTCATCTTCGGCACCACCGGCCTCAGCAACTTCGCCCACGGCGAGCTCGTCACCATCGGCGGTGTGCTCGCCTGGTTCCTCACCTCCCTCACCGGCAACCTCTGGCTCGGCGGCGGCCTCGCCGTCGTCGTGATGGCGGCGCTGGGATGGGTGCAGGATGCCGCGCTGTGGAAGCCGTTGCGGCGGCGCCGGCTGAGCCTGACCCAGATGATGATCGTGTCGATCGGCCTGTCGATCGCCCTGCAGTACGTCGTGCAGCTGTGGATCGGCGCGGGAACGGTGCGCATCGACAAGTCGAACCCGGCGACGGTGACGATCCTCGGCGTCACCCTGACCATCCAGTCGTACGTCGCGATGGGAATCGCGATCGTCGCCATCGCGGCGGTCGGGCTCGGCCTGATGTACACGCGCTTCGGTCGCGCCACGCGCGCGGTCTCCGACAACCCGGCGCTGGCCTCGGCATCCGGCATCGACGTCGACAAGGTGATCCGTGGCGTGTGGATCCTCGCCTCGGGCCTCGCGGGCTTGGCCGGCGTGCTGCTCGGCCTCGTCCTCAACGGCATCGGCTGGGAGACCGGCGGACAACTGCTGCTGCTGCTGTTCGCAGCCGTCACCCTCGGCGGGCTCGGCACCGCGTTCGGCGCGTTCGCCGGTGCGATGGTCATCGGCCTCATCGTCGAACTCACGAACATCTGGCTGCCGGGCGATCTGAAGTACGCCACGGCGCTCGCACTGCTCATCGTCATCCTGCTGTTCCGGCCGCAGGGCATCTTCGGCCGCGCCGAGCGAGTCGGCTAA
- a CDS encoding Bax inhibitor-1/YccA family protein, which yields MASGNFAFNNPAFQEQRPGLTPPAAPQPGAPTAYAATSHQVTDAAVNAQLEGAFAAPAAASHQTGRMTVEDTVAKTVGLFAILLVTAVIGWVWTLGGAFSPTDVARTSQITIVPWILGMLGGFVLAMVVSFTSRKKVRPALIFGYAAFEGLFVGGISAYFEFIWPGIVMQATIATFAVVGVTLALFASGKVRASARANKIFLIAMVGYLVFGLINLVLMWTGIAPGAFGLYSAKIAGIPIGLIIGVLVVIMAAYSLVQDFDQIQQGVRNGAPREFGWLGGFGIMVTVVWLYIEILRMIAILRGNN from the coding sequence ATGGCCTCCGGCAACTTCGCATTCAACAACCCGGCGTTCCAAGAGCAGCGCCCCGGCCTCACGCCGCCTGCCGCACCGCAGCCCGGCGCCCCGACCGCCTACGCCGCGACGTCGCACCAGGTGACGGATGCCGCGGTGAACGCCCAGCTCGAGGGCGCGTTCGCCGCCCCTGCCGCCGCGTCGCACCAGACCGGCCGCATGACCGTCGAGGACACCGTCGCCAAGACGGTGGGCCTGTTCGCGATCCTCCTCGTCACGGCCGTCATCGGCTGGGTGTGGACGCTCGGCGGCGCCTTCTCGCCCACCGACGTGGCGCGCACATCGCAGATCACGATCGTGCCGTGGATCCTCGGCATGCTCGGCGGCTTCGTCCTCGCGATGGTCGTCTCCTTCACCTCCCGCAAGAAGGTCCGCCCGGCGCTGATCTTCGGCTATGCGGCCTTCGAGGGCCTGTTCGTCGGCGGCATCTCGGCCTACTTCGAGTTCATCTGGCCCGGCATCGTCATGCAGGCCACGATCGCCACCTTCGCCGTCGTCGGTGTGACCCTCGCCCTGTTCGCGAGCGGCAAGGTGCGCGCGAGCGCCCGCGCCAACAAGATCTTCCTGATCGCGATGGTCGGCTATCTCGTCTTCGGCCTCATCAACCTGGTGCTGATGTGGACGGGCATCGCGCCCGGCGCCTTCGGCCTGTACAGCGCGAAGATCGCCGGCATTCCGATCGGCCTGATCATCGGTGTGCTCGTGGTCATCATGGCCGCCTACTCGCTCGTGCAGGACTTCGACCAGATCCAGCAGGGCGTCCGCAACGGCGCGCCCCGCGAGTTCGGCTGGCTTGGCGGCTTCGGCATCATGGTGACGGTCGTCTGGCTCTACATCGAGATCCTGCGCATGATCGCGATCCTGCGCGGCAACAACTGA
- a CDS encoding ATP-binding cassette domain-containing protein: MGYIDIAAVSFVLPDGRPLLDEVTFRVADGKTTALIGPNGAGKTTLLRLIRGELAPQSGVVTIDGGLGVMDQFVGHGTAEQSIHDLLVSVAPARVGAAARELEDAEAAIIDRDDLDTQMRYASALADYAEAGGYEYETVWDTCTIAALGIPFARARFRALTSLSGGEQKRLALEALLRGPDEVLLLDEPDNYLDVPGKRWLEERLRETPKTVLLVSHDRELLARAADRIVTLEPGGAGSSAWVHGGGFDGYHAAREDRMARLDELRRRWDEQHLKLQRFVADMKAKAAASDEFASRYRAAQTRLRRFEDAGPPEERPPAQNLDLRLRGARTGKRAVVAEQLELTGLMKPFDLEVWFGDRIAVLGSNGSGKSHFLRLLARGGTDPDALLGHVTEVGAALEPVAHSGRAVLGARVRPGWFAQTHRHPEYVGRSLLDILHRGDDRRSGMPRDAASSALDRYGLVRQAEQGFDSLSGGQQARFQVLLLELSGATLLLLDEPTDNLDLVSAEALEEALGRFEGTVLAVTHDRWFARSFDRFLVFGADGRVVESDEPVWDETRVPRAR, from the coding sequence GTGGGCTACATCGACATCGCCGCCGTCTCCTTCGTGCTGCCGGACGGCCGACCGCTTCTCGACGAGGTGACGTTCCGGGTGGCCGACGGCAAGACGACGGCCCTCATCGGCCCCAACGGGGCCGGCAAGACCACGCTCCTGCGCCTCATTCGCGGTGAGCTCGCCCCGCAGTCCGGCGTCGTCACGATCGACGGCGGACTGGGTGTCATGGACCAGTTCGTCGGTCACGGCACGGCGGAGCAGTCCATCCACGATCTGCTCGTCTCGGTCGCCCCGGCGCGCGTCGGTGCCGCCGCACGCGAGCTCGAGGATGCCGAGGCCGCCATCATCGACCGCGACGATCTCGACACGCAGATGCGCTACGCGAGTGCCCTCGCGGACTACGCCGAGGCGGGCGGCTACGAGTACGAGACCGTCTGGGACACCTGCACGATCGCGGCTCTCGGCATCCCCTTCGCCCGTGCCCGCTTCCGCGCGTTGACCAGCCTCTCGGGCGGCGAGCAGAAGCGTCTCGCGCTCGAAGCGTTGCTGCGCGGACCCGACGAGGTGCTGCTGCTCGACGAGCCCGACAACTACCTCGATGTGCCCGGCAAGCGCTGGCTCGAAGAGCGTCTGCGCGAGACCCCGAAGACCGTGCTGCTCGTGTCCCACGACCGCGAGCTGCTGGCGCGTGCCGCCGACCGCATCGTGACGTTGGAGCCGGGCGGCGCGGGCAGCAGTGCCTGGGTGCACGGCGGCGGCTTCGACGGCTATCACGCCGCGCGCGAAGACCGGATGGCCCGACTCGACGAGCTGCGCCGCCGGTGGGATGAGCAGCACCTCAAACTGCAGCGGTTCGTCGCCGACATGAAGGCGAAGGCGGCCGCCAGTGACGAGTTCGCCTCCCGTTACCGTGCCGCCCAGACTCGGCTTCGTCGTTTCGAAGACGCCGGCCCGCCCGAAGAGCGTCCGCCCGCGCAGAACCTCGATCTGCGCCTGCGCGGAGCGCGCACCGGCAAGCGCGCGGTCGTCGCCGAGCAGCTGGAGCTGACGGGCTTGATGAAGCCGTTCGACCTGGAGGTCTGGTTCGGCGATCGCATCGCCGTGCTCGGCTCGAACGGGTCGGGCAAGTCCCACTTCCTGCGGCTGCTGGCTCGCGGCGGCACCGATCCCGACGCTCTCCTCGGCCACGTCACCGAGGTCGGCGCCGCGCTCGAGCCGGTCGCCCACAGCGGGCGCGCGGTGCTCGGCGCCCGTGTGCGGCCCGGGTGGTTCGCCCAGACGCACCGCCATCCCGAGTACGTCGGGCGCTCGCTCCTCGACATCCTCCACCGCGGCGACGACCGCAGATCCGGGATGCCGCGCGATGCCGCCAGCTCGGCGCTCGACCGCTACGGCCTGGTCCGTCAGGCGGAGCAGGGCTTCGACAGCCTGTCGGGCGGGCAGCAGGCGCGCTTCCAGGTGCTGCTGCTGGAGCTGTCGGGCGCGACGCTGCTGCTGCTGGACGAGCCCACCGACAACCTCGACCTCGTGTCGGCGGAGGCGCTCGAAGAGGCGCTCGGCCGGTTCGAGGGCACGGTGCTGGCGGTCACGCACGATCGCTGGTTCGCGCGTTCCTTCGATCGCTTCCTGGTCTTCGGCGCGGACGGTCGGGTCGTCGAGTCCGATGAGCCGGTCTGGGACGAGACCCGGGTGCCGCGGGCGCGATAG
- the guaA gene encoding glutamine-hydrolyzing GMP synthase: MTTQTETAQRPVLVVDFGAQYAQLIARRVREAGVYSELVPHTVTAAEVEAKNPVAIILSGGPSSVYEPGAPSLDPGVLQLGVPTLGICYGFQVMAQQLGGEVANTGLREYGATDAVVVNDGGVLLGGQPAEQNVWMSHGDQVATAPAGFEVLASTAATPVAAFGNAEKCFYGVQWHPEVKHSDYGQDVLVNFLHKAAGLAADWNSGNVIAEQVDRIRAQVGTGRVLSALSGGVDSAVSTALVHKAVGDQLVAVFVDHGLLRKGEREQVENDYVASTGVRLITVDARDTFLNALAGVSDPEQKRKIIGREFIRAFEKVQADLVAEAAAEGEPIRFLVQGTLYPDVVESGGGAGTANIKSHHNVGGLPEDLQFELVEPLRTLFKDEVRAIGRELGLPEAIVGRQPFPGPGLGIRIVGEVTADRLEILRDADAIAREELTKAGLDGEIWQCPVVLLADVRSVGVQGDGRTYGHPIVLRPVSSEDAMTADWTRLPYDVLSKISNRITNEVREVNRVVLDVTSKPPGTIEWE; the protein is encoded by the coding sequence GTGACCACCCAGACCGAGACCGCTCAGCGTCCCGTCCTCGTCGTCGATTTCGGAGCCCAGTACGCGCAGCTCATCGCGCGTCGGGTGCGTGAGGCCGGTGTGTACAGCGAGCTCGTGCCGCACACCGTCACCGCCGCCGAGGTCGAGGCCAAGAACCCCGTCGCGATCATCCTGTCCGGTGGGCCGTCGTCGGTCTACGAGCCCGGGGCGCCCTCGCTCGATCCCGGCGTGCTGCAGCTCGGCGTGCCGACGCTCGGCATCTGCTACGGCTTCCAGGTGATGGCCCAGCAGCTCGGCGGCGAGGTCGCCAACACGGGCCTGCGCGAGTACGGCGCGACGGATGCCGTCGTCGTGAACGACGGCGGAGTGCTCCTCGGCGGTCAGCCGGCCGAGCAGAACGTCTGGATGAGCCACGGCGACCAGGTCGCCACGGCACCGGCCGGCTTCGAGGTGCTCGCTTCGACCGCCGCGACACCGGTGGCCGCCTTCGGCAACGCCGAGAAGTGCTTCTACGGCGTGCAGTGGCACCCCGAGGTCAAGCACTCCGACTACGGCCAGGACGTGTTGGTCAACTTCCTCCACAAGGCGGCCGGCCTTGCGGCCGACTGGAACAGCGGCAACGTCATTGCCGAGCAGGTCGATCGCATCCGCGCACAGGTCGGCACCGGTCGCGTGCTGTCCGCGCTGTCGGGCGGGGTGGACTCGGCCGTGTCGACGGCGCTCGTGCACAAGGCCGTCGGCGACCAGCTCGTCGCCGTGTTCGTCGACCACGGGCTGCTGCGCAAGGGCGAGCGCGAGCAGGTCGAGAACGACTACGTGGCCTCCACCGGTGTGCGCCTGATCACCGTCGACGCGCGCGACACGTTCCTGAACGCGCTGGCCGGTGTCAGCGACCCCGAGCAGAAGCGCAAGATCATCGGCCGGGAGTTCATCCGGGCCTTCGAGAAGGTGCAGGCCGACCTGGTCGCCGAGGCGGCCGCCGAGGGCGAGCCGATCCGCTTCCTCGTGCAGGGCACGCTCTACCCCGACGTGGTCGAATCCGGCGGCGGAGCCGGCACGGCCAACATCAAGAGCCACCACAACGTCGGCGGGCTTCCGGAGGATCTGCAGTTCGAGCTCGTCGAGCCGCTGCGCACGCTGTTCAAGGACGAGGTGCGCGCCATCGGCCGTGAACTCGGCCTTCCCGAAGCGATCGTCGGGCGTCAGCCCTTTCCGGGGCCCGGCCTCGGCATCCGCATCGTGGGCGAGGTCACCGCTGACCGTCTCGAGATTCTGCGTGACGCCGACGCCATCGCCCGCGAGGAGCTGACCAAGGCCGGCCTCGACGGGGAGATCTGGCAGTGCCCCGTCGTGCTGCTGGCCGACGTGCGCTCCGTCGGTGTGCAGGGAGACGGTCGCACGTACGGACATCCGATCGTGCTGCGCCCGGTCTCCAGCGAAGACGCCATGACCGCCGACTGGACGCGCCTGCCCTACGACGTGCTGTCCAAGATCAGCAACCGCATCACCAATGAGGTCCGCGAGGTCAACCGGGTCGTGCTCGACGTCACGTCGAAGCCCCCGGGAACCATCGAGTGGGAGTGA
- a CDS encoding DUF3817 domain-containing protein yields MPQPKLASFPAIRGALRFYQIASVITGVMLLSLCAEMIVKYAFGYELFAGGSGGALWLHPVALDGGADLTGGAINLSTGILIAHGWFYVVYLFACFRVWSLMRWGFVRFIVLALGGIVPLLSFFMEARVAREVRAYLAQREADESSASIPATEGSR; encoded by the coding sequence ATGCCTCAGCCCAAACTCGCCAGTTTTCCGGCGATCCGCGGGGCGCTCAGGTTCTACCAGATCGCCTCGGTGATCACGGGTGTGATGCTCCTGTCGCTGTGCGCCGAGATGATCGTGAAGTACGCGTTCGGCTACGAGCTGTTCGCGGGCGGGTCCGGGGGAGCGCTGTGGCTGCACCCCGTTGCCCTCGACGGCGGCGCCGACCTCACCGGGGGAGCGATCAACCTCTCCACCGGCATCCTCATCGCGCACGGCTGGTTCTACGTCGTCTACCTCTTCGCGTGCTTCCGCGTCTGGAGCCTCATGCGCTGGGGCTTCGTGCGCTTCATCGTGCTCGCGCTCGGCGGCATCGTGCCGCTGCTGTCGTTCTTCATGGAGGCGCGCGTCGCGCGCGAGGTGCGGGCCTACCTCGCCCAGCGCGAAGCCGACGAATCCTCCGCCTCGATCCCCGCCACGGAAGGCAGCCGGTGA
- the guaB gene encoding IMP dehydrogenase yields MEHNDPFGFVGLTYDDVLLLPGHTDVIPSEADTSSRVTRRITVATPLLSAAMDTVSEARMAIAMAREGGLGILHRNLAIAEQAAMVDQVKRSESGMITDPITTTPDATIEEVDTLCGQYRISGLPVVDDEGRLLGIITNRDMRFVSGFERQTTKVRDVMTSEGLVTGRVGIGANEVIALFAQHRVEKLPLIDDDGKLAGLITIKDFDKSEKYPLATKDDQGRLRVGAAIGFFGDAWERAEALRDAGVDVIVVDTANGQSQGVIDMVRRLKADESFAHIDVIGGNVATREGAQALIEAGVDAVKVGVGPGSICTTRIVAGVGVPQVTAIWEAYQAAREADIPVIADGGLQYSGDIAKALVAGADTVMLGSLLAGTDESPGEIVFQGGKQFKLYRGMGSLGAMQTRGKKTSYSKDRYFQADIPSDDKLIPEGIEGQVAYRGPVSAVAYQLVGGLRQSMFYVGARTIEELKARGKFVRITAAGLKESHPHDVQIVVEAPNYKR; encoded by the coding sequence GTGGAGCACAACGACCCGTTCGGTTTCGTCGGATTGACCTATGACGACGTGCTCCTGCTGCCGGGGCACACCGACGTCATCCCCTCCGAGGCCGACACGTCGTCGCGGGTCACCCGCCGCATCACGGTCGCCACCCCGCTGCTGTCGGCGGCGATGGACACCGTCAGCGAGGCGCGGATGGCCATCGCCATGGCTCGCGAGGGTGGACTCGGCATCCTGCATCGCAATCTCGCCATCGCCGAGCAGGCCGCGATGGTCGACCAGGTCAAGCGCAGCGAGTCGGGCATGATCACCGACCCGATCACGACCACTCCGGACGCGACGATCGAAGAGGTCGACACGCTCTGCGGCCAGTACCGCATCTCGGGTCTTCCCGTTGTCGACGACGAGGGGCGACTGCTGGGCATCATCACCAACCGCGACATGCGCTTCGTCTCGGGCTTCGAGCGCCAGACGACGAAGGTTCGCGACGTCATGACCAGCGAGGGCCTCGTGACCGGTCGCGTCGGCATCGGCGCCAACGAGGTCATCGCCCTGTTCGCGCAGCACCGCGTCGAGAAGCTGCCGCTCATCGACGATGACGGCAAGCTGGCGGGCCTCATCACGATCAAGGACTTCGACAAGAGCGAGAAGTACCCGCTGGCGACGAAGGACGACCAGGGGCGCCTGCGCGTCGGTGCGGCGATCGGCTTCTTCGGCGACGCGTGGGAGCGCGCCGAGGCCCTGCGCGACGCGGGTGTCGACGTCATCGTCGTCGATACCGCCAACGGGCAGTCTCAGGGTGTCATCGACATGGTCCGTCGCCTCAAGGCCGATGAGTCGTTCGCGCACATCGACGTCATCGGCGGCAACGTCGCGACCCGGGAGGGCGCACAGGCGCTCATCGAGGCGGGCGTGGATGCCGTCAAGGTCGGCGTCGGCCCGGGTTCGATCTGCACCACCCGCATCGTCGCGGGCGTCGGCGTGCCCCAGGTCACCGCGATCTGGGAGGCCTACCAGGCGGCGCGTGAGGCTGACATCCCGGTCATCGCCGACGGCGGTCTGCAGTACTCGGGTGACATCGCGAAGGCGCTCGTCGCCGGTGCCGACACCGTCATGCTGGGATCGCTCCTGGCCGGCACGGACGAGTCGCCGGGTGAGATCGTCTTCCAGGGCGGAAAGCAGTTCAAGCTCTACCGCGGCATGGGATCGCTCGGGGCGATGCAGACCCGCGGCAAGAAGACGTCGTACTCGAAGGACCGCTACTTCCAAGCGGACATCCCGAGCGACGACAAGCTGATCCCCGAGGGCATCGAGGGTCAGGTGGCCTATCGCGGCCCGGTGTCGGCCGTGGCCTACCAGCTCGTCGGCGGCCTGCGGCAGTCGATGTTCTACGTCGGCGCCCGCACCATCGAGGAGCTGAAGGCGCGCGGCAAGTTCGTCCGCATCACCGCGGCCGGGCTCAAGGAGAGCCACCCGCACGACGTGCAGATCGTCGTCGAGGCGCCCAACTACAAGCGCTGA
- a CDS encoding GuaB3 family IMP dehydrogenase-related protein yields the protein MEIELGRAKRARRAYAFDDIAVVPSRRTRNPEDVSTAWSIDAFGFEIPVLGAPMDSVMSPRTAVMLGQLGGLGVLDLEGVWTRYDDPEPLLAEIASLPASEATRRMQELYAEPIKPELVRDRLAEIREAGVTVAGSLTPQRTQELYETVVAAGVDLFVIRGTTVSAEHVSSVDAPLNLKKFIYDLDVPVIVGGASTYTAALHLMRTGAAGVLVGFGGGAASTTRATLGIHAPMATAVADVAGARRDYLDESGGRYVHVIADGGVGTSGDIVKALAMGADAVMLGVALARATDAPGRGYHWGPEAHHPKLPRGKRVEVGQVAPLEEILYGPAPVADGTANLIGALKKSMATTGYSDLKEFQRVEVVVAPYMAGR from the coding sequence ATGGAGATCGAGCTCGGCCGCGCCAAGCGCGCCCGCCGTGCCTACGCGTTCGACGACATCGCGGTCGTGCCTTCGCGGCGCACCCGCAACCCCGAAGACGTCTCGACCGCCTGGTCGATCGATGCCTTCGGCTTCGAGATCCCGGTGCTGGGGGCGCCGATGGACTCCGTCATGAGTCCGCGTACCGCCGTCATGCTCGGCCAGCTCGGCGGACTCGGCGTGCTCGACCTCGAGGGCGTGTGGACCCGCTATGACGACCCCGAACCGCTGCTCGCCGAGATCGCCTCTCTGCCGGCATCGGAGGCGACCCGTCGGATGCAGGAGCTGTACGCCGAGCCCATCAAGCCCGAGCTCGTGCGCGACCGCCTCGCCGAGATCCGCGAGGCGGGGGTCACGGTCGCCGGATCCCTCACGCCTCAGCGCACGCAGGAGCTGTACGAGACCGTCGTCGCCGCCGGTGTCGACCTCTTCGTCATCCGCGGGACCACGGTGTCGGCCGAGCACGTCTCGAGCGTCGACGCGCCCCTGAACCTCAAGAAGTTCATCTACGACCTCGACGTGCCCGTCATCGTCGGCGGCGCCTCCACCTACACCGCGGCGCTGCATCTCATGCGCACCGGCGCGGCCGGAGTGCTCGTCGGCTTCGGCGGCGGGGCGGCCTCGACGACCCGTGCGACCCTCGGCATCCATGCACCGATGGCGACGGCCGTCGCCGACGTCGCCGGCGCGCGCCGCGACTACCTCGACGAGTCGGGAGGCCGCTACGTGCACGTCATCGCCGACGGTGGCGTCGGCACGTCGGGCGACATCGTCAAGGCGCTGGCGATGGGCGCGGATGCCGTCATGCTGGGCGTCGCGCTCGCGCGCGCGACCGACGCGCCCGGCCGCGGTTACCACTGGGGCCCCGAGGCGCACCACCCGAAGCTGCCGCGCGGCAAGCGCGTGGAGGTCGGGCAGGTCGCGCCGCTGGAGGAGATCCTCTACGGCCCCGCCCCGGTCGCCGACGGCACCGCGAACCTCATCGGCGCGCTGAAGAAGTCGATGGCCACCACCGGGTACTCCGACCTCAAGGAGTTCCAGCGCGTCGAGGTCGTCGTCGCGCCCTACATGGCAGGTCGATGA
- a CDS encoding SURF1 family cytochrome oxidase biogenesis protein: MTAEPFPPTLREVMLRPWWLGMLVFALVVAAVFAWLGQWQLGRAIDTSPPAPGATEQVRPIADVTAPGAYLPEPLVGQRVEVAGSFVPGDFLVVSSRFNDGQQGYWVTGQLRTDAATPTSLAVAVGWSADRAVADAAASTLNADPGGALTLTGRLIADEGPVAPPRGAADTEMTRMSPAALLSWWHDTEELSVYRSYLVADAGEPLVGGLVAIDSPAPAEGSSVNWLNIFYAVEWAIFAGFAFYMWYRLARDAWEKEVEALEEAQAAGAAAHAD, translated from the coding sequence ATGACCGCGGAGCCGTTCCCGCCGACGCTGCGCGAGGTCATGCTGCGCCCCTGGTGGCTCGGCATGCTCGTGTTCGCCCTCGTCGTCGCGGCGGTGTTCGCCTGGCTCGGCCAGTGGCAGCTGGGCCGCGCCATCGACACCTCGCCGCCGGCGCCCGGCGCCACCGAACAGGTGCGCCCGATCGCCGACGTGACCGCGCCCGGCGCCTACCTGCCCGAGCCGCTGGTCGGTCAGCGTGTCGAGGTCGCCGGATCGTTCGTCCCCGGCGATTTCCTCGTGGTCTCCTCGCGCTTCAACGACGGTCAGCAGGGGTACTGGGTCACCGGGCAGCTGCGCACCGACGCGGCGACGCCGACCTCCCTGGCCGTCGCCGTTGGCTGGAGCGCCGACCGTGCGGTCGCGGATGCCGCGGCATCCACTCTCAACGCCGACCCCGGCGGCGCGCTCACGCTCACCGGTCGGCTGATCGCCGACGAGGGTCCCGTCGCGCCCCCGCGCGGGGCCGCGGACACCGAGATGACGCGGATGTCGCCGGCCGCGCTGCTGAGCTGGTGGCATGACACCGAGGAGCTGTCGGTGTACCGCTCCTACCTCGTCGCCGACGCCGGCGAACCCCTCGTGGGCGGGCTCGTCGCGATCGACTCGCCGGCGCCGGCGGAGGGCTCCAGCGTCAACTGGCTGAACATCTTCTACGCCGTCGAATGGGCCATCTTCGCGGGCTTCGCGTTCTACATGTGGTACCGGCTCGCACGCGACGCGTGGGAGAAGGAGGTCGAGGCGCTGGAGGAGGCGCAGGCCGCCGGAGCGGCCGCGCACGCCGACTAG
- a CDS encoding FAD-dependent oxidoreductase has protein sequence MSERIIVVGGGVMGLATAWQLVRRGERPIVLERFARGHHEGASHGETRNFNNAYGDAHYLDLLVRAREGWDALGTVEGEPLLRLHGLVSHGSGLALGSATARDLPAIASELASRGIPAEILDGATAGRRWPGMRFEDTVLFSPDAGVARAAATLRELERRIVAGGGEVRWNTRVRAVAVAPDADGATVVTDAETLRADVLVVTVGAWTSGLLADLGIPLPPLRVTEETPAHFTATSTDPWPSFNHFVAPGSQPANVYGMPTPGEGVKVGFHGIGDEVDPDRRPHRPVLQRELRDYVREWFPGLDADTAVPISCTYTTTPTEAFVLDRVGPVVVGAGFSGQGFKFAPGVGATLADLVLDADARAAEPFRLPGA, from the coding sequence ATGTCGGAACGCATCATCGTCGTGGGCGGCGGAGTCATGGGGTTGGCGACCGCGTGGCAGCTGGTGCGCCGCGGCGAGCGCCCGATCGTGCTGGAGCGGTTCGCCCGCGGCCACCACGAGGGCGCCTCGCACGGCGAGACCCGCAACTTCAACAATGCGTACGGCGACGCCCACTACCTCGACCTGCTCGTCCGCGCGCGCGAGGGCTGGGACGCGCTCGGCACGGTGGAGGGCGAACCGCTGCTGCGACTGCACGGGCTCGTCTCGCACGGGTCGGGACTCGCGCTCGGCAGTGCGACGGCGCGCGATCTGCCGGCGATCGCGAGCGAGCTGGCTTCCCGCGGCATCCCGGCGGAGATCCTCGACGGCGCGACGGCCGGCCGGCGCTGGCCGGGGATGCGCTTCGAGGACACGGTGCTGTTCTCGCCCGACGCCGGCGTCGCCCGGGCGGCGGCGACCCTGCGCGAGCTCGAGCGCCGCATCGTCGCCGGCGGCGGCGAGGTGCGGTGGAACACGCGGGTGCGCGCGGTCGCGGTCGCGCCCGATGCCGACGGCGCGACCGTGGTGACGGACGCCGAGACGCTGCGCGCCGACGTGCTCGTCGTGACCGTGGGCGCCTGGACCTCGGGGCTTCTCGCCGACCTCGGCATCCCCCTCCCGCCGCTGCGGGTGACGGAGGAGACGCCGGCGCATTTCACGGCGACCTCCACGGACCCCTGGCCCTCGTTCAACCATTTCGTCGCTCCGGGCTCGCAGCCGGCGAACGTCTACGGCATGCCGACGCCCGGCGAGGGCGTGAAGGTCGGCTTCCACGGCATCGGCGACGAGGTCGATCCCGACCGGCGCCCGCACCGGCCGGTGCTCCAGCGCGAGCTGCGCGACTACGTCCGCGAGTGGTTCCCCGGCCTCGACGCCGACACCGCCGTGCCGATCTCCTGCACCTATACGACGACACCGACCGAGGCGTTCGTGCTCGACCGGGTCGGACCGGTGGTGGTGGGCGCCGGATTCTCGGGGCAGGGCTTCAAGTTCGCGCCGGGGGTGGGGGCCACCCTCGCGGATCTCGTGCTCGATGCCGACGCGCGCGCGGCCGAGCCGTTCCGTCTGCCGGGCGCCTGA